TTGGCTACAGACTCTTTAATAACAGAAAGAATAAGGCTCAATAGTAAATCTACTGTAGAGTTAGATGGCTTTCATGAGGAACAAGGTATAATGGTTGAAGTGTTTTCTCGAATCGGTAAACCGAAACCTGCACATTATGAAAAGTGTTCTGATACAATAAAGTTGTAACACCAGGGGGTGCGGACATAATCTTAGACCTTAAGAAAGGATTTTGCCATGTATTCATTAGAACAACGCCGTATCGCAGTAGAACTTTATATCAAGTATGATTTACAAGTCAATCCAGTAGTCAAGGAGTTAGGATATCCCTCAAGACGTATATTATATAAATGGTATAAAGAATATCTTGAGCGTGGTGGTCATCCCAAAACCCATACAAGAGAGTCACCATATTCTTATGAGAAGAGAAAGAGTGCTGTTGAGTACTACATTAATCATGGTAAAAGTCTAGCAAATACAATTCGAAAGCTTGGCTATCCTACACAAGTTACATTAAGGTCGTGGATTACTGAGATGTACCCCGATACTGAAAAACGTTGTGATACCCAAAAATATAAGGTAAGATATTCGTATGCCAAGAAGAAAAAAGTGCTTATAGACCATTGTAAAAGATCTACATCCAGCGAGATTATTGCAAAAACTCATGGTGTTCCCCGAACTGCACTTTATCGCTGGGAAAAAGAGCTACTAAGTATGGAGAGTATCGAATCTATGAGAAATCAACGTAAAAATAACGCTTTGATAAAAAATAATCCTTCGGACAAAAAATCCGAACTAGAAAAAGAAGTCGATAAGCTAAAACAGGAAATCTTTGACCTAAAACTCGAATGTGATATATTGAAAAAGACTTCAGACGTCTTAAAAAAGCAATAAGCATCAATCCTAAATCCTTATCAAACATGGAAAAGGCCAAGGTCATTGGTGCGCTCAAACACAAATACAAGACTGCAGTCTTGCTAGATTATTTTCAAATGGCCCGTAGTAGTTACTTTTACAATGTACAAATTCTAAAACGTTCTGAAAAATATGTTGATTTGCGGATAGCGATAAAGCGAATATTTGAGGAGTCATCACAAACGTATGGATATAGAAGGATTTATGGATCCTTGGTGAAGGAAGGAATACGAGTATCAGAAAAAGTTATTCGTAGAATCATGCTTGAAGAAGGTATTTCAGTTCGCCAGGTCAAAAAGAAGAAGTATAGCTCATATAAAGGTGAAATTAGCCCTGCTGTAGAGAATGTGATTAATAGGAAGTTCACTGCTGCTAACCCAAATGAGAAATGGTTAACTGATATAACCGAATTTCATTTACCTGCCGGTAAAGTGTATCTTTCCCCAATCATTGATTGTTTTGACGGTATGGTTGTTTCTTGGTCAGTTAGTACATCTCCTAATGCAAATCTGGTAAATAGTATGTTGGACGAAGCACTTACTACGTTGGAACCAAATGAACATCCAATTATTCACACGGATCGTGGCTGTCACTATCGATGGCCAGGTTGGATAGAGAGAATGAATCAATCAGGATTAACACGTTCTATGTCTGCCAAGGGATGTTCGCCTGATAATGCAGCGTGTGAAGGATTCTTTGGCAGGCTTAAGAATGAGATGTATTATGGAAAGTCGTGGCTTCAGACATCAAAAAATGAATTTATTGATCATATAAACCAGTATATCGAATGATATAATAAAAAGCGTATAAAAATATCACTTGGGGCCAAGAGTCCTATAGAGTATCGACGTAGCCTAGGATTGTAATAATCAGTCCAAGAAAACATCCGCACCCCCGGTATGACAATTTTGCTTGACTAGAACAAAGTGAGATATGCCTTGAAAGGGGATTCCCGAAAAAAATCAAAGTGGATAATGGCCCGGAGTTT
This sequence is a window from Vallitaleaceae bacterium 9-2. Protein-coding genes within it:
- a CDS encoding IS3 family transposase codes for the protein MEKAKVIGALKHKYKTAVLLDYFQMARSSYFYNVQILKRSEKYVDLRIAIKRIFEESSQTYGYRRIYGSLVKEGIRVSEKVIRRIMLEEGISVRQVKKKKYSSYKGEISPAVENVINRKFTAANPNEKWLTDITEFHLPAGKVYLSPIIDCFDGMVVSWSVSTSPNANLVNSMLDEALTTLEPNEHPIIHTDRGCHYRWPGWIERMNQSGLTRSMSAKGCSPDNAACEGFFGRLKNEMYYGKSWLQTSKNEFIDHINQYIE